From one Candidatus Eisenbacteria bacterium genomic stretch:
- the tyrS gene encoding tyrosine--tRNA ligase, whose protein sequence is MTVDEQLARIRDGAVTIVPEAELKERLAAGRPLRVKLGVDPTAPDLHLGHTVALAKLRALQDMGHVGVLIIGDYTALIGDPSGRSATRPQLSPEQVEANAQTYQAQVFKVLDRTRTEVRRNGEWFATMHLDDVIRLAGQTTVARMLERDDFSERYKGGSPIGLHEFLYPLMQGYDSVVVNADVEIGGTDQTFNLLVGRDLQRGAGRPGQIIVTLPLLEGLDGVQKMSKSLGNHVGITDAPEEMFGKLMSITDDLMERYARLLFPGDRRWTPGPEHPLDRKKLLAAMVVERFHGADDARRAREFFEERFQKRTDFAPTPVVLHTADSEVWICRLLKDAGLAPSTSAARRLVAEGAVKVDGHAVDVEFRFRRGVHRLVAVGRRRLATVELVPPAPAES, encoded by the coding sequence ATGACCGTCGACGAGCAGCTCGCACGGATTCGTGACGGAGCGGTCACCATCGTGCCGGAGGCGGAGCTGAAGGAGCGGCTCGCCGCGGGACGTCCGCTCCGCGTGAAGCTCGGCGTCGATCCCACGGCGCCGGATCTGCATCTCGGACACACGGTCGCGCTCGCGAAGCTTCGCGCGTTGCAGGACATGGGGCACGTCGGCGTGCTGATCATCGGCGACTACACGGCATTGATCGGCGATCCGAGTGGGCGGTCCGCGACGCGACCGCAATTGAGTCCCGAGCAGGTCGAGGCGAATGCGCAGACGTATCAAGCGCAGGTGTTCAAGGTGCTCGATCGCACGCGCACCGAGGTGCGGCGGAACGGCGAGTGGTTCGCGACGATGCACCTCGATGACGTGATCCGGCTCGCTGGGCAGACGACCGTCGCACGCATGCTCGAGCGAGATGACTTCTCGGAGCGCTACAAGGGCGGGAGTCCGATCGGCCTCCACGAGTTTCTCTATCCGCTCATGCAGGGATACGACTCGGTGGTCGTCAATGCCGACGTCGAGATCGGCGGGACCGATCAGACGTTCAACCTGCTCGTCGGCCGCGATCTCCAGCGTGGGGCGGGACGACCCGGTCAGATCATCGTCACACTCCCGCTCCTGGAAGGCCTCGACGGCGTCCAGAAGATGTCCAAGAGCCTCGGGAACCACGTCGGGATCACGGATGCGCCGGAGGAGATGTTCGGGAAGCTCATGTCGATCACCGACGATCTCATGGAGCGGTATGCGCGGCTCTTGTTCCCGGGGGATCGTCGGTGGACGCCCGGGCCCGAGCATCCACTCGATCGGAAGAAGCTCCTGGCGGCGATGGTGGTGGAGCGATTCCATGGTGCCGACGACGCCCGACGAGCGCGCGAATTCTTCGAGGAGCGCTTCCAGAAGCGCACGGACTTTGCCCCGACCCCGGTGGTGCTGCACACCGCCGACTCCGAGGTATGGATTTGCCGGCTCTTGAAGGACGCTGGGCTGGCGCCATCGACGAGCGCCGCCCGTCGTCTGGTCGCGGAGGGCGCGGTGAAGGTCGATGGGCACGCCGTCGACGTCGAGTTCCGCTTCCGACGGGGGGTGCACCGGCTGGTGGCGGTGGGACGGAGGCGTCTGGCGACCGTGGAGCTCGTCCCGCCGGCACCTGCCGAATCGTAG
- a CDS encoding TIGR00282 family metallophosphoesterase encodes MRLVFFGDVVGRPGRRAVGVVLRELRRQSAIDFVVANVENTAGGKGVDPGSAEEMQDAGVDVLTTGNHVWQNRDIVPYLKENGRLLRPLNFAPGVPGEGWVVRAARDGTPVAVLNLIGRVFMGPADCPFRAAEAIVPKLRQQAAVVLVDMHAEATSEKVGMARFLDGRVSAVVGSHTHVQTSDESILPGGTAALTDAGMCGPEDSILGMRTDRVLERFLSQMPVRFEVASGPVMVQGAVIDVDETTGRATAIRRLRERVNG; translated from the coding sequence ATGCGACTGGTCTTCTTCGGTGACGTCGTCGGGCGTCCTGGCCGCCGCGCCGTGGGCGTCGTGCTGCGGGAGCTGCGGAGGCAGTCGGCGATCGACTTCGTCGTGGCGAACGTCGAAAATACGGCGGGCGGCAAGGGCGTCGATCCAGGCAGTGCCGAAGAGATGCAGGACGCCGGGGTCGACGTGCTCACGACCGGCAACCACGTGTGGCAGAATCGCGACATCGTGCCCTACTTGAAGGAAAACGGTCGGCTACTGCGTCCACTGAACTTCGCGCCGGGGGTACCGGGCGAGGGCTGGGTCGTCCGTGCCGCTCGCGACGGTACGCCGGTCGCCGTTCTCAACCTGATCGGCCGCGTCTTCATGGGCCCCGCGGATTGTCCGTTTCGAGCTGCGGAAGCGATCGTGCCGAAGCTACGGCAGCAGGCGGCGGTCGTTCTGGTCGACATGCACGCCGAGGCGACTTCCGAGAAGGTGGGAATGGCGCGCTTCCTCGACGGCCGCGTCTCCGCCGTCGTCGGGAGCCATACGCACGTGCAAACGAGCGACGAGTCGATTCTTCCCGGGGGCACGGCCGCGCTCACCGACGCGGGCATGTGCGGACCGGAGGATTCGATCCTCGGCATGCGCACGGATCGGGTCCTTGAACGGTTCCTCAGTCAGATGCCGGTTCGCTTCGAGGTGGCGTCGGGGCCAGTGATGGTGCAAGGGGCGGTGATCGACGTCGACGAGACGACGGGTCGCGCGACGGCCATCCGTCGATTGCGCGAGCGGGTGAACGGATGA